A genomic region of Papaver somniferum cultivar HN1 chromosome 7, ASM357369v1, whole genome shotgun sequence contains the following coding sequences:
- the LOC113300041 gene encoding phosphoglucan phosphatase LSF1, chloroplastic-like isoform X1, with the protein MVSLQLSSCCSSASNGSSFFLYNISRNSSIVNGFSPNLKKSKLGFDGAEKKLCFISKKNKTSVFAMASNVPSPSKMNLNEYMVTLDKPLGIRFAISVDGKIFVHALKKGGNAEKTRIVLVGDTLKKASNGSADGFVEIKNYSDIQKFLKEEKGSCSLVLERPFAPFPVQQLLNASVDDMLFNKGRVSLVSWNQTVLASYLEPSSENKGNSGFAVFSPKLLAAPGWKYLNNQDGQVSSRRQSNFFAPPISQLVCVVSEEEVEEAEWAHGSFPLEEYIKALDRSKGELYYNHSLGMRYSKITEQLYVGSCIQTEADVETLANDLGVTAVLNFQSPNECANWGINSESINDACRRSNILMINYPVRDVDSFDLRKKLPFCAGLLLRLLKKNLRVFVTCTTGFDRSPACIVAYLHWMQDTDLQDAYNFVAGLHPCRPNRPAIVWATWDLIAMVEKDRHDGPPTHAVTFVWSGREGEDVSLVGDFTGNWKESFKAVHMGGPKYEAEIKLNQGKYCYKFIVNGNWRHSTGSPTVCDEHGNLNNVIVVGDTASIRPATVQQQTKDSSVVKVIERPLTEYERVMLAKAARCLAFSICPIRLAPK; encoded by the exons ATGGTTTCTCTACAACTCTCATCTTGTTGTAGTAGTGCTTCTAATGGATCTTCATTCTTTCTTTACAATATCTCTCGTAATTCTTCTATCGTTAATGGGTTTTCTCCAAatcttaaaaaatcaaaattgggGTTTGATGGAGCAGAGAAAAAGCTCTGTTTCATCAGTAAGAAAAACAAGACTAGTGTTTTTGCAATGGCATCAAATGTACCTTCTCCTTCTAAAATGAATCTTAATGAGTATATGGTTACACTGGATAAACCACTTGGTATTCGTTTTGCTATTTCTGTTGATGGAAAGATCTTCGTACATGCCCTTAAGAAAGGG GGAAATGCGGAGAAAACTAGAATAGTCTTGGTTGGGGATACATTGAAGAAGGCAAGTAATGGGTCTGCTGATGGAtttgttgagatcaagaactACTCGGACATACA GAAATTTCTTAAGGAAGAGAAAGGATCTTGCAGTTTAGTTCTGGAAAGACCCTTTGCTCCTTTTCCTGTTCAACAATTGCTTAATGCGAGTGTGGACGATATGTTATTCAATAAAGGTCGGGTTTCACTTGTTTCTTGGAATCAAACGGTATTGGCGTCATACTTAGAGCCATCGTCTGAGAACAAAGGGAATTCAGGGTTTGCAGTATTCTCTCCAAAGCTGCTGGCAGCACCAGGGTGGAAGTATCTTAATAATCAGGATGGTCAAGTTTCTTCGCGAAGACAGAGTAACTTTTTTGCTCCTCCAATAAGCCAACTTGTTTGTGTAGTCTCCGAGGAAGAAGTCGAAGAAGCAGAATGGGCTCATGGGAGTTTTCCTTTGGAGGAATATATTAAAGCGCTCGATCGCTCTAAAGGCGAGTTATACTACAATCACTCACTTGGTATGCGTTACAGTAAG ATTACGGAACAGTTATATGTCGGATCATGTATACAAACAGAAGCTGATGTAGAAACATTGGCTAATGATTTG GGAGTTACTGCTGTGTTAAATTTCCAGAGTCCAAATGAATGTGCCAATTGGGGAATTAATTCTGAATCAATCAATGACGCTTGCCGTCGTTCTAATATCCTCATGATCAACTATCCTGTAAG GGATGTAGACTCATTTGATTTGAGGAAAAAGCTTCCATTTTGTGCAGGACTGTTACTGAGGTTGTTGAAAAAGAACCTTCGAGTTTTTGTAACATGTACTACTGGGTTTGATAGATCCCCAGCTTGTATTGTCGCATATTTGCACTGGATGCAGGATACTGACCTTCAAGACGCATACAATTTTGTCGCTGGCTTACACCCATGCAGGCCCAACAG ACCAGCAATTGTCTGGGCAACATGGGATCTTATTGCTATGGTAGAAAAAGATAGACATGATGGGCCTCCGACTCATGCCGTGACTTTTGTCTGGAGTGGGAGAGAG GGGGAGGATGTATCCTTGGTTGGAGATTTCACTGGTAATTGGAAAGAATCCTTTAAAGCTGTTCACATGGGAGGTCCAAAATATGAGGCTGAAATCAAACTTAACCAGGGAAA GTATTGCTACAAGTTCATAGTCAATGGGAACTGGAGGCACTCAACAGGGTCACCAACAGTGTGCGATGAACATGGGAATCTGAACAATGTTATTGTGGTAGGAGATACTGCTAGCATACGGCCTGCTACTGTGCAGCAACAAACTAAG GATTCCTCGGTTGTGAAGGTGATTGAACGGCCGCTGACAGAATACGAGCGTGTAATGTTGGCAAAAGCTGCTCGATGTCTTGCATTCTCTATCTGTCCTATCAGACTAGCTCCTAAATAG
- the LOC113300041 gene encoding phosphoglucan phosphatase LSF1, chloroplastic-like isoform X2, whose translation MVSLQLSSCCSSASNGSSFFLYNISRNSSIVNGFSPNLKKSKLGFDGAEKKLCFISKKNKTSVFAMASNVPSPSKMNLNEYMVTLDKPLGIRFAISVDGKIFVHALKKGGNAEKTRIVLVGDTLKKASNGSADGFVEIKNYSDIQKFLKEEKGSCSLVLERPFAPFPVQQLLNASVDDMLFNKGRVSLVSWNQTVLASYLEPSSENKGNSGFAVFSPKLLAAPGWKYLNNQDGQVSSRRQSNFFAPPISQLVCVVSEEEVEEAEWAHGSFPLEEYIKALDRSKGELYYNHSLGMRYSKITEQLYVGSCIQTEADVETLANDLSPNECANWGINSESINDACRRSNILMINYPVRDVDSFDLRKKLPFCAGLLLRLLKKNLRVFVTCTTGFDRSPACIVAYLHWMQDTDLQDAYNFVAGLHPCRPNRPAIVWATWDLIAMVEKDRHDGPPTHAVTFVWSGREGEDVSLVGDFTGNWKESFKAVHMGGPKYEAEIKLNQGKYCYKFIVNGNWRHSTGSPTVCDEHGNLNNVIVVGDTASIRPATVQQQTKDSSVVKVIERPLTEYERVMLAKAARCLAFSICPIRLAPK comes from the exons ATGGTTTCTCTACAACTCTCATCTTGTTGTAGTAGTGCTTCTAATGGATCTTCATTCTTTCTTTACAATATCTCTCGTAATTCTTCTATCGTTAATGGGTTTTCTCCAAatcttaaaaaatcaaaattgggGTTTGATGGAGCAGAGAAAAAGCTCTGTTTCATCAGTAAGAAAAACAAGACTAGTGTTTTTGCAATGGCATCAAATGTACCTTCTCCTTCTAAAATGAATCTTAATGAGTATATGGTTACACTGGATAAACCACTTGGTATTCGTTTTGCTATTTCTGTTGATGGAAAGATCTTCGTACATGCCCTTAAGAAAGGG GGAAATGCGGAGAAAACTAGAATAGTCTTGGTTGGGGATACATTGAAGAAGGCAAGTAATGGGTCTGCTGATGGAtttgttgagatcaagaactACTCGGACATACA GAAATTTCTTAAGGAAGAGAAAGGATCTTGCAGTTTAGTTCTGGAAAGACCCTTTGCTCCTTTTCCTGTTCAACAATTGCTTAATGCGAGTGTGGACGATATGTTATTCAATAAAGGTCGGGTTTCACTTGTTTCTTGGAATCAAACGGTATTGGCGTCATACTTAGAGCCATCGTCTGAGAACAAAGGGAATTCAGGGTTTGCAGTATTCTCTCCAAAGCTGCTGGCAGCACCAGGGTGGAAGTATCTTAATAATCAGGATGGTCAAGTTTCTTCGCGAAGACAGAGTAACTTTTTTGCTCCTCCAATAAGCCAACTTGTTTGTGTAGTCTCCGAGGAAGAAGTCGAAGAAGCAGAATGGGCTCATGGGAGTTTTCCTTTGGAGGAATATATTAAAGCGCTCGATCGCTCTAAAGGCGAGTTATACTACAATCACTCACTTGGTATGCGTTACAGTAAG ATTACGGAACAGTTATATGTCGGATCATGTATACAAACAGAAGCTGATGTAGAAACATTGGCTAATGATTTG AGTCCAAATGAATGTGCCAATTGGGGAATTAATTCTGAATCAATCAATGACGCTTGCCGTCGTTCTAATATCCTCATGATCAACTATCCTGTAAG GGATGTAGACTCATTTGATTTGAGGAAAAAGCTTCCATTTTGTGCAGGACTGTTACTGAGGTTGTTGAAAAAGAACCTTCGAGTTTTTGTAACATGTACTACTGGGTTTGATAGATCCCCAGCTTGTATTGTCGCATATTTGCACTGGATGCAGGATACTGACCTTCAAGACGCATACAATTTTGTCGCTGGCTTACACCCATGCAGGCCCAACAG ACCAGCAATTGTCTGGGCAACATGGGATCTTATTGCTATGGTAGAAAAAGATAGACATGATGGGCCTCCGACTCATGCCGTGACTTTTGTCTGGAGTGGGAGAGAG GGGGAGGATGTATCCTTGGTTGGAGATTTCACTGGTAATTGGAAAGAATCCTTTAAAGCTGTTCACATGGGAGGTCCAAAATATGAGGCTGAAATCAAACTTAACCAGGGAAA GTATTGCTACAAGTTCATAGTCAATGGGAACTGGAGGCACTCAACAGGGTCACCAACAGTGTGCGATGAACATGGGAATCTGAACAATGTTATTGTGGTAGGAGATACTGCTAGCATACGGCCTGCTACTGTGCAGCAACAAACTAAG GATTCCTCGGTTGTGAAGGTGATTGAACGGCCGCTGACAGAATACGAGCGTGTAATGTTGGCAAAAGCTGCTCGATGTCTTGCATTCTCTATCTGTCCTATCAGACTAGCTCCTAAATAG
- the LOC113300042 gene encoding AMSH-like ubiquitin thioesterase 2 isoform X2: MEVSVPNPIKLSFYYRIADQLITQANQCRNEKKITDLYWTINRYCSLVSIIARHQSCSTYSSEEKLHHSKICEEFTEQLELLKPQLGCISLSERDHSPPNSDQSIVSKGNIGLTSATTGTSCSSCSSPSSTFSNAETVCIVNNHLVTQSFPSRALSFVHDMPCGSGVSHVDIAESTREYSRYAYKDIHISARLMDDFMELASDNTKQDVETCGILGAFLKDNIFYVTTLIIPKQEATSSSCQARNEEEIFAIQDEHSLFSLGWIHTHPSQTCFMSSIDLHTQFSYQVMLPEAIAVVMAPTDPSRNYGIFRLSNPGGINVIRECDERGFHSHREPSDGSPIYEECSNVYINPNLRLENFDLR, translated from the exons ATGGAAGTCTCAGTTCCCAATCCCATCAAGCTATCTTTCTACTATAGAATTGCTGATCAGCTTATTACCCAG GCAAATCAGTGTAGAAATGAAAAGAAGATAACTGATCTTTACTGGACTATCAACAGATACTGCAG TTTGGTTTCTATTATAGCTCGACACCAAAGTTGTTCGACCTACTCTTCTGAAGAAAAGCTTCATCATAGTAAG ATATGCGAGGAGTTCACCGAACAATTGGAACTTCTGAAACCTCAACTGGGCTGTATCTCTTTGAGTGAACGTGATCACTCCCCTCCAAACAGTGATCAGAG CATTGTCAGTAAGGGAAATATTGGGTTGACATCTGCTACTACAGGGACCTCTTGCAGTAGTTGCTCATCGCCTTCTTCAACCTTCTCAAACGCAGAGACTGTCTGCATCGTCAATAATCATCTTGTTACTCAATCTTTCCCCTCTCGCGCTCTTTCATTCGTACACGATATGCCCTGTGGTTCCGGTGTATCTCACGTCGATATTGCTGAGTCGACCCGCGAGTATTCAAGATATGCTTACAAAGACATACACATT TCAGCAAGATTGATGGATGATTTTATGGAACTTGCTAGTGACAACACAAAACAGGATGTGGAGACCTGTGGTATTCTTGGTGCTTTTCTT AAGGACAATATATTTTATGTGACGACCTTGATAATACCAAAGCAGGAGGCAACTTCCAGTTCG TGCCAGGCTAGGAATGAGGAAGAGATCTTTGCCATACAAGATGAGCATTCCCTCTTTTCTCTCGGATGGATCCAT ACACACCCTTCTCAAACCTGTTTTATGTCATCCATTGATCTACATACTCAGTTCTCCTACCAG GTCATGCTCCCTGAAGCAATTGCTGTAGTCATGGCTCCAACAGATCCCTCAAG GAACTATGGTATATTTCGACTATCCAACCCAGGGGGCATTAATGTCATCAGGGAGTGCGATGAGAGAGGTTTTCATTCTCATCGAGAACCATCAGATGGGAGTCCCATTTATGAGGAGTGCTCCAATGTCTATATCAACCCAAATCTCAGGTTGGAAAATTTTGATCTACGCTGA
- the LOC113300042 gene encoding AMSH-like ubiquitin thioesterase 2 isoform X1, protein MEVSVPNPIKLSFYYRIADQLITQANQCRNEKKITDLYWTINRYCSLVSIIARHQSCSTYSSEEKLHHSKICEEFTEQLELLKPQLGCISLSERDHSPPNSDQSIVSKGNIGLTSATTGTSCSSCSSPSSTFSNAETVCIVNNHLVTQSFPSRALSFVHDMPCGSGVSHVDIAESTREYSRYAYKDIHISARLMDDFMELASDNTKQDVETCGILGAFLKDNIFYVTTLIIPKQEATSSSVSSLEVPCCGVCLCNISPFSEVLKFLSTNQSIEYNKWQCQARNEEEIFAIQDEHSLFSLGWIHTHPSQTCFMSSIDLHTQFSYQVMLPEAIAVVMAPTDPSRNYGIFRLSNPGGINVIRECDERGFHSHREPSDGSPIYEECSNVYINPNLRLENFDLR, encoded by the exons ATGGAAGTCTCAGTTCCCAATCCCATCAAGCTATCTTTCTACTATAGAATTGCTGATCAGCTTATTACCCAG GCAAATCAGTGTAGAAATGAAAAGAAGATAACTGATCTTTACTGGACTATCAACAGATACTGCAG TTTGGTTTCTATTATAGCTCGACACCAAAGTTGTTCGACCTACTCTTCTGAAGAAAAGCTTCATCATAGTAAG ATATGCGAGGAGTTCACCGAACAATTGGAACTTCTGAAACCTCAACTGGGCTGTATCTCTTTGAGTGAACGTGATCACTCCCCTCCAAACAGTGATCAGAG CATTGTCAGTAAGGGAAATATTGGGTTGACATCTGCTACTACAGGGACCTCTTGCAGTAGTTGCTCATCGCCTTCTTCAACCTTCTCAAACGCAGAGACTGTCTGCATCGTCAATAATCATCTTGTTACTCAATCTTTCCCCTCTCGCGCTCTTTCATTCGTACACGATATGCCCTGTGGTTCCGGTGTATCTCACGTCGATATTGCTGAGTCGACCCGCGAGTATTCAAGATATGCTTACAAAGACATACACATT TCAGCAAGATTGATGGATGATTTTATGGAACTTGCTAGTGACAACACAAAACAGGATGTGGAGACCTGTGGTATTCTTGGTGCTTTTCTT AAGGACAATATATTTTATGTGACGACCTTGATAATACCAAAGCAGGAGGCAACTTCCAGTTCGGTAAGCTCCCTTGAAGTTCCCTGTTGTGGTGTCTGTCTCTGCAATATATCACCATTCTCCGAAGTGCTGAAATTTTTATCGACTAATCAATCCATTGAGTATAACAAATGGCAGTGCCAGGCTAGGAATGAGGAAGAGATCTTTGCCATACAAGATGAGCATTCCCTCTTTTCTCTCGGATGGATCCAT ACACACCCTTCTCAAACCTGTTTTATGTCATCCATTGATCTACATACTCAGTTCTCCTACCAG GTCATGCTCCCTGAAGCAATTGCTGTAGTCATGGCTCCAACAGATCCCTCAAG GAACTATGGTATATTTCGACTATCCAACCCAGGGGGCATTAATGTCATCAGGGAGTGCGATGAGAGAGGTTTTCATTCTCATCGAGAACCATCAGATGGGAGTCCCATTTATGAGGAGTGCTCCAATGTCTATATCAACCCAAATCTCAGGTTGGAAAATTTTGATCTACGCTGA
- the LOC113300042 gene encoding AMSH-like ubiquitin thioesterase 3 isoform X3, with translation MEVSVPNPIKLSFYYRIADQLITQANQCRNEKKITDLYWTINRYCSLVSIIARHQSCSTYSSEEKLHHSKICEEFTEQLELLKPQLGCISLSERDHSPPNSDQSIVSKGNIGLTSATTGTSCSSCSSPSSTFSNAETVCIVNNHLVTQSFPSRALSFVHDMPCGSGVSHVDIAESTREYSRYAYKDIHISARLMDDFMELASDNTKQDVETCGILGAFLKDNIFYVTTLIIPKQEATSSSVSSLEVPCCGVCLCNISPFSEVLKFLSTNQSIEYNKWQCQARNEEEIFAIQDEHSLFSLGWIHTHPSQTCFMSSIDLHTQFSYQVMLPEAIAVVMAPTDPSRCTCVAP, from the exons ATGGAAGTCTCAGTTCCCAATCCCATCAAGCTATCTTTCTACTATAGAATTGCTGATCAGCTTATTACCCAG GCAAATCAGTGTAGAAATGAAAAGAAGATAACTGATCTTTACTGGACTATCAACAGATACTGCAG TTTGGTTTCTATTATAGCTCGACACCAAAGTTGTTCGACCTACTCTTCTGAAGAAAAGCTTCATCATAGTAAG ATATGCGAGGAGTTCACCGAACAATTGGAACTTCTGAAACCTCAACTGGGCTGTATCTCTTTGAGTGAACGTGATCACTCCCCTCCAAACAGTGATCAGAG CATTGTCAGTAAGGGAAATATTGGGTTGACATCTGCTACTACAGGGACCTCTTGCAGTAGTTGCTCATCGCCTTCTTCAACCTTCTCAAACGCAGAGACTGTCTGCATCGTCAATAATCATCTTGTTACTCAATCTTTCCCCTCTCGCGCTCTTTCATTCGTACACGATATGCCCTGTGGTTCCGGTGTATCTCACGTCGATATTGCTGAGTCGACCCGCGAGTATTCAAGATATGCTTACAAAGACATACACATT TCAGCAAGATTGATGGATGATTTTATGGAACTTGCTAGTGACAACACAAAACAGGATGTGGAGACCTGTGGTATTCTTGGTGCTTTTCTT AAGGACAATATATTTTATGTGACGACCTTGATAATACCAAAGCAGGAGGCAACTTCCAGTTCGGTAAGCTCCCTTGAAGTTCCCTGTTGTGGTGTCTGTCTCTGCAATATATCACCATTCTCCGAAGTGCTGAAATTTTTATCGACTAATCAATCCATTGAGTATAACAAATGGCAGTGCCAGGCTAGGAATGAGGAAGAGATCTTTGCCATACAAGATGAGCATTCCCTCTTTTCTCTCGGATGGATCCAT ACACACCCTTCTCAAACCTGTTTTATGTCATCCATTGATCTACATACTCAGTTCTCCTACCAG GTCATGCTCCCTGAAGCAATTGCTGTAGTCATGGCTCCAACAGATCCCTCAAGGTGCACTTGTGTTGCACCGTAA